The genomic interval GTGTCCTGACAAGCACATCCTTTAGCCATTGCATCAAAGGTCCGGCATCTGTCGGGCCTTTTTGACTCGCAAGGACAGATAATTTATTTCACTCCATTAGGGACAAGTATAAAACGAAAGACTAATGCACAGAGATTAATTATTAGGCATGCCCAATTCATTGGCATTCTGTCCATTTGCGTCATTAGCACAAACAGATTGACGAAAATGTCCGTCATTTTGCTAAAGCAGCCGACAAAGCCACTTGAACGCCCCATCAGGAAGCGCAAAGCTCAGACAAAAGACAGTCAGAAGCTGCCTAACACCCTTCCTCTGGAGCGTTATCAATGAGCGAACCATCCAAGAAAATTCACTGGCTCGGCGCCGGACTGGCCTCCGTTCCCGGCATCCGCAGACTTGTCGCCAAAGACTACCCCGTCAATCTTTGGGAACAGGATCTTGAAAAAGCCAAGGCAGCAACAAAAGGCCTTACCGGCAACGTGACGCTGCATAAAGCCGACAACAACGAGTTGGCAAAAGCAATTGCAGCAGGCGACATTGTCGTATCCATGTTGCCAGCCTCCATGCATCTCAATATCGCCAAGCTATGCCTTGAAAAAGGGGCAAACTTTGTTTCCTCATCTTATATCAGCCCGGAGATGGCCGAGCTTGATGCTAAGGCAAAAGATAAAGGGCTTATCTTCATCAATGAAGTTGGGCTTGACCCCGGCATTGACCATTTGCTTTCACATTTGCTCATTGAAGATTATAAAGCCAGCCCGCAATTCTCGCCTGACAACGAGCACGACTACCAATCCTATTGCGGTGGTTTTCCGGCCATTGCCAACGACTTTACCTACAAATTCAGCTGGTCGCCACTTGGCGTGCTCAAGGCCCTGAAAAACCCAGCCAAAGCCATCGTTGAGGGCAAGGAAATTGACATTGCCAAACCATGGGACGCCGTAAAATCCTATGATGTGGCCCTTGCTGAGGGTATGGAAACATTCCAGTCCTACCCGAACCGCAACTCCGTTGTCTTCATGCCGCACTATGGCATCTCGAAAGATTGGAACATGAAGCGTTTCGTGCGCGGTACTTTGCGCCTAAATGGTTGGGCCGAAGCATGGAAAGATATTTTCAATACCATTGAAACAACTGCTGCGGACAAGGTGGATGCCGAGCTTGGCCCTCTAAGCGACAAGCTCTGGGCAGACTATCGGTATGAAGATGGCGAATTTGATCGCGTCGTGCTGACGGTCGAATTAAAAGTTATGCGAAACGGCATCACAATCTGGCACAAGGCCAAAAGTATGGATAGCGTCGGAACCAGACATGCCAGCGCCATGGCGCGTCTTGTCTCCAACACCGTCAGTCTGGCAACGGAAGCGGCGTTCAAGGGAAAATTGAACCCCGGCGTGCAGGCTGCGCCCGCAGATCCCGCAGTCATTCGCGAATGGCTAGAGACCATCTCCGAGTTGGGGGATGCGGTGCATCACACAGATTACTGTGTCCAATCCCGAATTATTGCGGCTGAATAAAAGTAATTATTCCAATTGCAT from uncultured Cohaesibacter sp. carries:
- a CDS encoding saccharopine dehydrogenase C-terminal domain-containing protein, translating into MSEPSKKIHWLGAGLASVPGIRRLVAKDYPVNLWEQDLEKAKAATKGLTGNVTLHKADNNELAKAIAAGDIVVSMLPASMHLNIAKLCLEKGANFVSSSYISPEMAELDAKAKDKGLIFINEVGLDPGIDHLLSHLLIEDYKASPQFSPDNEHDYQSYCGGFPAIANDFTYKFSWSPLGVLKALKNPAKAIVEGKEIDIAKPWDAVKSYDVALAEGMETFQSYPNRNSVVFMPHYGISKDWNMKRFVRGTLRLNGWAEAWKDIFNTIETTAADKVDAELGPLSDKLWADYRYEDGEFDRVVLTVELKVMRNGITIWHKAKSMDSVGTRHASAMARLVSNTVSLATEAAFKGKLNPGVQAAPADPAVIREWLETISELGDAVHHTDYCVQSRIIAAE